Genomic window (Rhododendron vialii isolate Sample 1 chromosome 4a, ASM3025357v1):
CACGCCGTATTCGAACAATCCGGCGAATCGGGTAAGTATTTTGATTACTCAGAGTCAGTTAAAACAACTACAGAGTCAGTCCCAGAGAAGCAGATCACTGCTTACTTGTCTAAAATCCAGAGAGGCGGTCATGTTCAGCCCTTTGGCTGTATGATTGCTGTTGATGAGGCCACTTTTAGAATCATAGGGTATAGCGAAAATGCCCAAGAAATGCTTTCTCTCACGGCACAATCAGTTCCTAGTCTTGAGAAGCAAGAGATCCTCACAGTTGGGACTGATGTGAGAACCCTTTTCACCCCATCAAGTGGGGTTTTGCTTGAAAGGGCATTTGGAGCTCGAGAAATCACGCTGTTAAACCCCGTGTGGGTTCAGTCCAAGAGCTCAGGGAAACCGTTTTACGCGATTCTGCATAGGATTGATGTGGGTATCGTAATTGATTTGGAACCGGCAAGGACAGAGGACCCTGCCTTGTCCATTGCTGGGGCTGTGCAGTCTCAGAAGCTTGCTGTGCGAGCCATTTCACATTTGCAGTCGCTTCCAGGTGGGGATATTAAACTTTTGTGTGATACAGTGGTTCAGAGTGTGAGGGAGCTTACTGGATATGATAGGGTTATGGTGTACAAGTTTCATGAGGATGAACATGGCGAGGTGGTGGCTGAGAGCAAGAGGCCGGATTTGGATCCTTATATTGGTCTACACTATCCTGCAACTGACATTCCACAAGCTTCAAGATTTTTATTTAGGCAAAATCGGGTTAGGATGATTGTAGACTGCAATGCCACGTCAGTTCGAGTAGTTCAGAATGAAGCACTAATGCAACCTTTGTGCTTAGTCGGTTCAACACTTAGGGCTCCTCATGGTTGCCACGCCCAGTacatggcaaacatggggtccACTGCTTCTTTAGCCATGGCAGTTATTATCAATGGAAGTGATGATGATGGTGCTGGGGGTCGGAACTCAATGAGGCTTTGGGGTCTTGTGGTTTGCCATCACACTTCTGCTCGTTGTATACCGTTCCCCCTCCGTTATGCCTGTGAATTCCTAATGCAAGCCTTTGGACTCCAACTGAACATGGAATTGCAACTGGCTTCACAGTTGTTAGAGAAACGCGTTTTAAGGACCCAAACCCTATTGTGTGACATGCTCCTTCGTGACTCGCCCAGTGGGATTGTTACTCAAAGTCCTAGTATAATGGACCTTGTAAAGTGTGATGGAGCTGCACTTTTTTACCAAGGGAAGTACTATCCCTTAGGTGTGACCCCTACTGAAGCCCAGATAAAGGATATCGTGGAGTGGTTGTTGGCCTTCCATGGGGACTCTACTGGTTTGAGCACTGACAGTTTGGCTGATGCAGGATACCCTGGTGCAGCGTCACTTGGCGATGCAGTGTGTGGAATGGCGGCTGCTTATATCACTTCAAAAGATTTCTTGTTCTGGTTCCGGTCCCACACGGCAAAAGAGATCAAGTGGGGCGGTGCAAAACATCACCCAGAGGACAAAGACGATGGGCAAAGGATGCATCCACGTTCTTCTTTCAAGGCGTTCTTGGAAGTGGTTAAGAGCCGCAGTTTCCCATGGGAGAATGCTGAAATGGATGCAATTCATTCTTTGCAGCTTATTTTGCGAGATTCATTTAAGGATGCCGAGGGAAGCAATTCTAAGGCTATTGTAAATGCCCCACTCGGGGATTTAGAGTTGCAAGGAATGAATGAGCTCACCTCTGTCGCGCGTGAAATGGTTAGGTTGATTGAGACTGCAACAGCTCCCATATTTGCTGTTGACGCGTATGGCCGCATAAATGGTTGGAATGCTAAGGTTGCAGAGTTGACAGGATTATCTGTTGAGGAAGCCATGGGAAAATCTCTGGTTCGTGATCTTGTTTTCAAGGAATCAGAAGAAACCATTGACAAGCTTCTGTTTAATGCTTTGAGAGGTACTGCCCGTAAAGTTTAATATCGGTTTTCTTTCTAATTTGGAAATGGTCTGAAGGTGGTCCTTCCTCATGATCACATCCCTCGTAAAGTAAGTGAATCCCCTGCCAAccaggaaaaaaggaaaagaattggTACTTTATCTTGTTTTTGAATAGTGTTACGGCAGTAAATGGTCCCTGTGATTAACATTGACTACTGTTTTATTCACATTTCACCTCAGAAGCACTTCGTATCTAATTAGGTGGTGCATAATAGCATGTTGTACACGCTCCTGTTATTGATTTCAGTATGGCATGTTACTAGTCTTcaaacctcaaaaaaaatttctattttcctCATCCAAAAGGAACTGCAAAAATAAAGGTTACCATCCAAATCTTTAGAAGGTAGCAATATCTAGCTTTGGTGTTTTGCAAATTTGAGActgatacttattttttggcaaGTACAATTTCGGTGTGAGTACCCAAAAATAGATGAATTGGTATTGGCTTTAAGTGTAGTTGAGTAGGTGTTTGGTGGGACATGGTCCACAAGGCTTGTTGGCCAATATATGTACCAATTCTACATCATGTTGGTTATTCGAATTGCCACTGTTCTATCACAATGGTTCAACTGATACAGGTGAAGAAGATAAGAATGTAGAAATTAAATTGAAGACATTTACCTCAGAACCACAAAAGAAGGCTGTTTTCCTGGTGGTCAATGCTTGCTCGAGCAAGGATTACACGAATAATGTAATTGGTGTGTGCTTCGTCGGTCAGGATGTTACTGGTCAAAAAGTGGTAATGGACAAATTTATCCACATACAAGGTGATTACAAGGCTATTGTACATAGTCCCAACCCTCTGATCCCACCAATATTTGCGTCAGATGAGAACACCTGTTGCTGTGAGTGGAACACCGCTATGGAAAAGCTCACTGCGTGGGGCAGAGGGGAAATCATAGGCAAAATGTTGGTTGGTGAGATTTTTGGCAGTTGTTGTCAGCTCAAGGGCCCAGATGCTATGACAAAAATGATGATTGTATTGCACAATGCAATCGCAGGACAAGAAACAGACAAGttcccattttccttctttgacCGAAATGGGAAATATGTGCAAGCTCTCTTGACAGCAAATAAGAGGGTTAATATGGCTGGCCAGATAATTGGAGCCTTCTGTTTCCTTCAGATTCCAAGTCCCGAATTACAGCAAGCTCTAAAAGTCCAGAGACAACAGGAGAGGAAATGCTTCACAAGGATGAAAGAGTTGGTTTACATTTGTCAGGAGATAAAGAATCCGTTAAGTGGTATACGCTTTACTAACTCGCTGTTGGAGGCGACAGAGTTGACTGAAGATCAGAAGCAGTTTCTTGAGACGAGTGCTGCTTGTGAGAAGCAGATGTTAAAGATTATAAGGGATGTTGATTTGGAGAGCATTGACGATGGGTGAGTATCTCTGAATTTATTAGCTTACATTATAGCTCAAAATAAAAGGCAAGATGCATGAATCAACATAAATTTCCAGTTTATCCTTATGGAGCGCATTTAACTTTGAAATTACTCGTTTTCATCTTTGTTGGTTCAAAGTACCATCGGGACTATTTGTCAATTATAGATGTATTTCTTCCTATAAAGTACTGACACTTCTAGAGGCCGACGTGTCCTCGTGTCCGACACGGGGACCCGGCAAAATACACATTTAACTTTGAAATTACTACAAcaacataacagaacccatctagtccccaatcattggcgGTATGGGCGGgagatgattggagacagacctaacatttggcaatatatgcacaaagtggctgttctcagaataccactgaaacagtggcccccctaaacctccaagaaccgaggagctacatggatgttttgttgtagaaccatgccccccaaatcaaagccaaatgcaatcagagagggcaggcctaaagacccaaatcaatttatttgCACATTActatgcttccttcattgatagtccagagcatcagTATGCACAACTTTGAAATtactcattttcatttttgttggttCAAAATACCACCGGGACTATTTGCCAACTATAGATGTATTTCTTCCCATAAAGTACCAACACTCCTAGAGGCCGGCGTGTCCTCATGTCCGACACGGGGACCCGGCAAAATACACATGGGGTGTGcattaaatttaattattttttaggaGAATAAGGTGGGGACACAGGAGGGACACATATATGGACACGGAAGGGGTTAAATGTgcaaattttaaaactttttttggagtaaatgtgtattacttcaaatattttggattATAAAGTGTAATATGATGTGTATGTGATGCTTGATTATATATATTGAAGCTTCAAGCTTATACATTTAACTATATTTCCACTACTAAtgctatttatttatttatttacttttgttGTGTCCCCTGCCATATCTTGTCcacatttttttataaatctcgTGTCCGTATCTTTGCTACATAGATTTCTTCTATTAATTTCCTGTTAACATTTTTAGTTTTCCTTAAGGTAATATTGCTAACTGAGAGTCTTAAAATCtatccataatatttttttatgactgAATTACAACTTAGGGGtgttgtgcataccgatgctctggactataatgaaggaagcatggtaatgtgcacagaaattgaatagggtctctaggcctgccctctctgatgccatttgacTTTGATTTGAGGGCATGGTTTCGCAGCAAAATAGGTATAAGGGACCActattttagtggtattctgagagcagccactttgtgcatattgccaaaggttatgTCTGTCTTCAATCTTCCTCCGCTCATAcctccaatgattggggactacatgggttctatTGTTGTATTACAACTTAGGGGTAATGAGCCACAGTAGTCATTCTCCTTGTGGTCATGCGTCAAAGAAGCGACACTTTTCTTTTCCGTGGCCTTTTTAACTACAAATCTAACCAATCTCATATAAGTACCATCCTGTCTTATGTGGGTTTAGCCTTTATGGTTTTATCCCTCTTTTGATAGGGTGGTTGATGTATAAATTTTCTGTGATGGCCCCTAGAATCCCAACTTATGAACTCTCCGTGTGATTTCTTCAATAGGTTACCTTTCTCTTGTTCTTTGTTTATATAATGTGCTTTTGGACTACTTGCCGACCCGAAGGCCAAAGGTGCCCTTCCAAAACATCATATTAACTTGTTTAGGTAAGGAGACCTTATTTGATATCAAACAGAACTGGACACAGAGGAAGTTTTGAAGTCATACATACAACTTTCCCATTACTGCAAAGATTGATCAGTTGCCATTAACTGTTTCAAGCCTGATGCTGCTGCCAAGATAAATCGTGTTTGAGATCTTGCTCCCTGAGTCATGGCATTTATGCTAATGATGCCCAGTCACCTACTTGCAGTCCTGCACACACTCACAGATCTAATTGTGCTATCTTTCGTTCAATGATCTATTGACAGAGGGGAAACCTCCAAACACAGAGATCGAAGAAACAAGCCTCAGTTACTTAATTGCACTCTATTCTGCTCAATTTCTTACTTCATTCTTCATTAAATTCTGCATATGTATGAAATGGTTctagggcttaatacgtcacTCATCATGGTGTACATCATTTTCTTAATGGAGACATTATCTAATCATGTTAGCATTTACTCGTTGTAGTTCATTGGAGCTTGAGAAGGGTGAATTCTTTGTTGGAGGCGTTATAGATGCCGTCGTTAGCCAAGTAATGATGTTGCTTAGGGAAAGAGGTGTACAATTGATACGGGATATTCCAGAAGAAATCAAAACATTGGCTGTTTATGGTGATCAGGTGAGAGTTCaacaggtgttggctgatttctTGTTGAATATGGTGCGGTATGCACCTTCTCCAGATGGTTGGGTCGAGGTTCAAGTTCAACCAAGATTGAAGCAAATTTCTGGTGAAACAACTATGGTTCATATTGAATTCAGGTACTTAAGTCTAGTGTTGCTTCCAACCTCAATATCTACTGCTTTGTAAGAAAATCAAGTCCTTTGGCCATTTTATCTCATCTGCTTTGTGAATTTTTCAGAATCTTCTAAGAATGAAATTAGTGCTTTTTCTTGTTATAGGAAATTCTTGCTGTCAACTAATTTTACTTGAAACTATATTCGGATGAATTTCTCTCCATCAAGTGATTCTTATGAATGAATTATAATGGTTTCTTATCATTTTAGAGACGGAGTATAACCCAAGTTGATCCTAAGCTATGTTGCCAGCGTACGATGCATATGATGGCCATTTTTGCGTTCCATTTTTTGATGTCTAACATAGCAGCGTTTTTTGAATACATTTGATGTGTTTTGTTTTAACTTTGATTTGGTGTTTCATTTGCATAAGAACTACCTTCAGATGCATTTACCCTTACCAATTAGATATTCCATGTTGCGAAAGCCAGTCCGATGTTCTACTTTCCGAAAGAAGTTAATTCAATGATTGATTTGTTTTTCTGGTGAAGGATTGTATCCCCAGGTGATGGCCTACCTCCAGAACTCGTGCAAGACATGTTTCACAGCAGCCGATGGGTGACTCAGGAAGGCCTAGGTCTAAGCATGTGCAGGAAGATTCTAAAGCTTATGAACGGAGAAGTCCAATATATTAGAGAGTCAGAGAGATGCTATTTCCTAATTATCCTCGAACTTCCCATGCCAAGGAGAGGCTCCGAGAGTGTTCAGTAGCTTATTGGCATTAAGACTCGCCAGAATTACCAGAATCTCCTCAAATTCAAATGGAAACCTCATTTTTAGCCTTATCATTCGAGATGGCTTGAACAAAACCTAATACAGGGTTTCACTCAGGCTAAAGCCTCACAACTCCGCACAGGTGTCCAATTATACTACCTACCATATTTCAGTTTCAGCCATTTTGGACTTCATTTGTGCTTTCTTTTTACGTACATCGGGATCGAGATTACGTGATGCTGTCCGATATCGAGGGCCAAGAGCTTGTTATTTGACACGTTAATAAACTACCACGGCCTGAAGACAGACAGTTTCACTGGTGTGTGCAGATGGATTGGGTGCGTTCGGCATAACTGTAATCTTTTATACTATTTGAGTCTTAAGTATTTGCAAAGTGTCCTCTCAAGTTTTGAAGACAACCATGTAATAACTACTGCTTCAAGGATACTTCCCTTAAAAGCTCATCTTATTCACCCCCTCCTGGTAATAAAGACAACTTGCTCTAGTTGTTGTAACCTATGTAACATGATATACTGGCAATCTAATTTGTGTATAACTTTCTCTTTGTTGGCGATCTCTTTACAACAAAATTGCTTGCTTGGATATAGTTATAGAATCCATACCTTCCTGATTGTAGATCAATTGTTTCATTGTAGTGGTTGAATGTCTACTTAGTACTATTAAAGCATACAATCTGCATGGTATAGAGGTTGAAGATGATAATAACTGAGAACAGTACTGGGGATGCAAAATCACCTATTAAGTGGATGGATGACCATGATTTAGCACGTCTTAGAAATCCTGGTCTTGCATGAACTTTTTGTGGCCGAATGCTGTGTCTGTAGAATTGCTCAAATGGAGAACACAATCATGTGGTGTTGTTTAGTTATTTGAAGGTTCCAGTGGAATTTGCACGATGGTATTATACAGTCAGTCCCCATGAATTTGCTGTCACCTTGCTCTGCCTCCTCTCTTTATGTATGCATGGCTTGTGTCTTATGACATTTCAGCTCGGGGCCAAGCTAATCTTCTTTGTATCGTTCCAATGTAATGAGATGTCCCCGAAGGAACATGTCATGATCTCACCTCAATTGATAGAATTGATCTTACCTATAATTGACTTATTAGTACTGTTCTTTTTTGGGCTACAACTAATTAATACTGTGCATTTTCAGTTCACTGGCAAATATTCCTACAGTTTCATGGTTGGTGGTTCAAGCCAGGAAAGTGACTAAATACTAACACCCCAATTCACATAGGCCTAATCCAATTGTTTTTTGACCCACAAATCTCATAATCTGCTTGAATGATGCTAAACTTCCAAGTTATGCCAGAAAGTtcaaaaatggaattttaaaataatttgtaTATTGCATAGAAATTTTGGGttgaccatttttaaaaattgctaGGGTTCAACCCAAGGGCCAAGTCACGGGGAATATGGCAACAAGTAAGGGGTTTATGTTACGCTCTTATGTTTGCAATTTCACCACTCACCGTCGGCAAAGAAATCCATAAGGCCACTAGAGGTTGCTCGTCATTAACGTTAGCCTTCCAGAATTAGCTACAACGAACGCAAGCTGACTTTAACACCCGATTATTACAAAAGATGTTGGGTTGCAATTCGTTTGAGTGTAAGGTTATTATATTTACTGGAGTATATCTCAAAATTGTCACGAAGGTCCAAAATCATATTGTGTATATTTTTATCTGCATGTTATTGTGACATAGACAGTTTGATGAATGACAGATATAAATCCGTTGACTATTCTGTTTAGGATAACATGAGATATATATACAATTGAAAAATTGGTGTGTACCCAACTTATCTCATCTAACACCCATTTTGATGAGTTTTCAGGTCTAACTTTGACGGGGTAGTCTGAGCTTCTAGACTCCTACATTAACGGAAAGATAAGGTTGTCCACTGTCCCTATGGCTTGTGAAATCTCTTTTATGGAAAGACTTCACATTTAGTAATAGTTTGACAATTATCTGTTCCCTTTGTGTGACGATATTGAAATGAATATATAGAGTATGTACGAAAACAAGAAGTGAGATTCTatttaggggtgtgcaaaaaacccgtaacccgacccgacccgacccgaagggtctcagatggggccgaacatgtggttcggtcgggtacggattcattttttgttaaaaataagatTTCGGTTTTGGGGTGCtgtgtttcttacccgacccaaCCAAAAccgaccaattcatatagaGTAATTCacttttggtcggacccgacccgatcCGACGTAAAAAATTCGGGCTTGCGGACGGTTCTTACTGCTTGTTtggttcgggttcggggccaAAAATGATGTTACCAGACATGTCGGGTTCGGGGCcaacccgacccgtgcacacccctaattcTATCCGTTGCATGTCTATATCACACCCATAATTGTGTGCGTGCACGCCCTATACCATGCCTGTACGCAAGTTTTGTGtgtgcggagagagagagagagggcggggGGTGGGCAACCTCCTACTTGCAAGCTTCAAGACaagaccaaaagaaaaagggaattTAAGAACTTAAGAGATAAGTTAAGAGAGATctgggtttttggcttttggatcCGACCGGTCTCGGCAATCAAATTTTGGGATCTCCAACAGTAACGGTGAGAGCGTCATTGCAGCGGCGAATACGATGGAAACGAGTTACAATCAGATGCAGATCCAAATTCTTTCACCCACCGAGATGAGCAGATTTGCGGGTTCCAACACGTGGATTTTTTGTGTCTTCCTTTTTCATACTTtgtatttattttcttgtacttCGAGAACCTTTGAGTCTTGTTGTATTTTTTAGAGTTATCAATATATGTTGCTATTTCTTCAAAACGTACGATATACGAGGATTTATTTtttagctcttttttttttcttctaaaaagaTAACCTTGTTTGgttgatcgtcattgattttttttaagagaatgctctctctttttttctttttttttccccacattTAGAGAATACTCTACAAAACTGATTTTTGATAATTGTCACCAAACTGGGCCTTAATTCAACATGAGAGAGAATAGGGGTCCAACCCCAACTTGGTTGGAGTGAAAGTGACATAAAGATAATTAAGATAAGAGCATAAGAAAGGAGGGAAAATtaaaaggccaaaacatgtgAACTAGGAAATAAGTAAGAAACAaggtcaaaagactcaaaactcaaaaatgatGCTTTTTTAGAGTAGCGTTTCCTATAGAGTACTGCCATAGATTCAGCCGAAATAATGGGAATTGCACTTTGCACCTCTAGAATTCCTTGTAGCTCAAGGGTGGACTTAATGCATGAGTATGCTTCTCCTCAAATGGTAAGATACTAAATTGGTTTTTAGTTATAATTTATCCAAAAGTAAACCCATCTTTATTGATTGAGACTCCTTTTTCCTTGGTTCACATCATTACATGCATGTATCTATCTCCTTGACCTAACTATCTTTCGAATTACAAAGGTAAGCCCAGTACTTTATGAAATTCCCATCTTAaccaatggagagagagagagagaaagagagagagagagagagagagagagagagagagagagagaggtgcttATGGATTAGATGTTATTCCTATAACACCTTTCTTACCATGACCAATATTaacaaataaatattttttgagttccTGTCATAAATTGGTTAATTCAAAGGTATAGTGTGCAGAGGTGAATTATGCAAAATTAAAAACTAAGCTAGTTTTGCTCGATTGAAATCAAGCTAAACAAGTACTTCGACATGTGAGTCAGTTAGAGAGAATCATACAAATAAATAGTGACAAAGGCATatcctagagataaaaatgcattttataaTAGTATTACTAGTTTCTCCTGTTAAGATTCGAGTATATTTAAGTTCGATgaaatcaaaattgaaactaAATGGTCATTTGAATgacatatttatttttatatttggtTTACCATGGATTCATGGAATGAACATTCTAAATGGAATTACTATTCACCTTAATAAATGAATCATCATTCCACTAAAATTCACTTTTAACACTGTCAAAATTAAGTGTTACACCAAAATTCACTTTTAACActcaaaaaattactattgccactaTATTCCAATTGGGGATGATAATCGCTATTCCTAAGCACAACCAAATTTGAAAATGAGAATGAATATTCCAATATCATTTTATTCAATTTCATTATAACATCAATTACATTCAATTGTCAATTCTATTCCATCTAACCAAACGTACCCTAACTGCATTACGGAATCTCCCATGCGGCCACTCCACTACGAGCTAGCATTCTACTGCAAGTTTAATCGGCCCAAATGACAATACGGTTCTTATGCGAAGCACTGAAATTACTGTTGGACCAATGGGACCCAATTGAAAAACAAAGCTTCCAATCATGATGCACATGGGAGAAGCTAGCACTGGAATAAGTTTCCCTCGTGGGCGTACCAATAACCACGAAGACAGTGgtgaccaaaaataaaatagatttgATGATTAGGTAAAGTCTGTTACAAGTCAGTCCAAGCCACATATGGGCGCGGCAATTGGAAGACAGGTCATCCAAACTCAAGAGGTTACAAGAGCCCTCA
Coding sequences:
- the LOC131321916 gene encoding phytochrome B, with product MGSGSKTTHTHHPVAQAQSSGTSNVRDSVSKAIAQYTVDARLHAVFEQSGESGKYFDYSESVKTTTESVPEKQITAYLSKIQRGGHVQPFGCMIAVDEATFRIIGYSENAQEMLSLTAQSVPSLEKQEILTVGTDVRTLFTPSSGVLLERAFGAREITLLNPVWVQSKSSGKPFYAILHRIDVGIVIDLEPARTEDPALSIAGAVQSQKLAVRAISHLQSLPGGDIKLLCDTVVQSVRELTGYDRVMVYKFHEDEHGEVVAESKRPDLDPYIGLHYPATDIPQASRFLFRQNRVRMIVDCNATSVRVVQNEALMQPLCLVGSTLRAPHGCHAQYMANMGSTASLAMAVIINGSDDDGAGGRNSMRLWGLVVCHHTSARCIPFPLRYACEFLMQAFGLQLNMELQLASQLLEKRVLRTQTLLCDMLLRDSPSGIVTQSPSIMDLVKCDGAALFYQGKYYPLGVTPTEAQIKDIVEWLLAFHGDSTGLSTDSLADAGYPGAASLGDAVCGMAAAYITSKDFLFWFRSHTAKEIKWGGAKHHPEDKDDGQRMHPRSSFKAFLEVVKSRSFPWENAEMDAIHSLQLILRDSFKDAEGSNSKAIVNAPLGDLELQGMNELTSVAREMVRLIETATAPIFAVDAYGRINGWNAKVAELTGLSVEEAMGKSLVRDLVFKESEETIDKLLFNALRGEEDKNVEIKLKTFTSEPQKKAVFLVVNACSSKDYTNNVIGVCFVGQDVTGQKVVMDKFIHIQGDYKAIVHSPNPLIPPIFASDENTCCCEWNTAMEKLTAWGRGEIIGKMLVGEIFGSCCQLKGPDAMTKMMIVLHNAIAGQETDKFPFSFFDRNGKYVQALLTANKRVNMAGQIIGAFCFLQIPSPELQQALKVQRQQERKCFTRMKELVYICQEIKNPLSGIRFTNSLLEATELTEDQKQFLETSAACEKQMLKIIRDVDLESIDDGSLELEKGEFFVGGVIDAVVSQVMMLLRERGVQLIRDIPEEIKTLAVYGDQVRVQQVLADFLLNMVRYAPSPDGWVEVQVQPRLKQISGETTMVHIEFRIVSPGDGLPPELVQDMFHSSRWVTQEGLGLSMCRKILKLMNGEVQYIRESERCYFLIILELPMPRRGSESVQ